Proteins encoded in a region of the Streptomyces sp. NBC_01298 genome:
- a CDS encoding GlxA family transcriptional regulator produces the protein MTIPPSPPAARRPHRVAVIAVPPVTTFDLSIPEVVFGATRIGEDPAYEVTICTPAPGIVEAAIGIDIVVRHGLETIERADTVIVTGTGARVSGDPRVLDALRAAAARGVRVASICTGAFVLAQAGLLDSRRATTFWSMSEEFRERFPAVDLVPGVLFVEDDGVVTSAGLSAGIDLCLHLVRGDYGAAVAHATARLVVAAPARPGGQAQFIETPLPADRGSSLAATRAWALARLHEPTPLAELARHAGLSVRTLTRRFRAETALSPLQWLLHQRLHRAREILETTALPVDQVAARSGLGTADSLRTHLVRSTGLTPTAYRAMARVRQP, from the coding sequence ATGACGATCCCGCCCTCGCCCCCCGCTGCCCGACGGCCGCACCGGGTGGCGGTCATCGCGGTCCCCCCGGTGACCACCTTCGACCTGTCGATCCCGGAGGTGGTCTTCGGCGCGACCCGCATCGGGGAGGACCCGGCCTACGAGGTGACGATCTGCACGCCCGCCCCCGGCATCGTCGAAGCGGCGATCGGCATCGACATCGTCGTGCGCCACGGCCTGGAGACGATCGAGCGGGCCGACACGGTGATCGTGACGGGGACCGGCGCCCGGGTCAGCGGCGACCCGCGGGTACTGGACGCCCTGCGGGCCGCCGCCGCGCGGGGCGTGCGCGTCGCGTCCATCTGCACGGGCGCGTTCGTCCTCGCGCAGGCCGGCCTCCTCGACTCACGGCGCGCCACGACCTTCTGGAGCATGTCGGAGGAGTTCAGGGAGCGCTTCCCCGCGGTCGACCTCGTGCCGGGCGTGCTGTTCGTCGAGGACGACGGGGTGGTGACCTCCGCGGGGCTCTCCGCGGGGATCGACCTGTGCCTGCACCTGGTGCGCGGCGACTACGGAGCCGCCGTCGCGCACGCCACCGCCCGCCTGGTGGTCGCGGCCCCCGCCCGGCCCGGCGGCCAGGCCCAGTTCATCGAGACCCCGCTCCCGGCCGACCGCGGCAGCTCCCTGGCCGCGACCCGCGCCTGGGCCCTGGCCCGCCTGCACGAACCGACGCCCCTGGCCGAACTGGCCCGGCACGCGGGCCTGAGCGTGCGCACCCTGACCCGCCGCTTCCGTGCCGAAACCGCGCTCAGTCCCCTGCAATGGCTCCTGCACCAGCGCCTCCACCGCGCCCGCGAGATCCTGGAGACGACCGCCCTGCCCGTGGACCAGGTGGCGGCACGCAGCGGGCTCGGCACCGCGGACTCCCTGCGCACCCACCTGGTCCGCTCCACGGGCCTCACTCCGACCGCCTACCGGGCCATGGCGCGGGTGCGGCAGCCGTAG
- a CDS encoding NAD-dependent epimerase/dehydratase family protein encodes MSVHVVTGAGPIGTATARLLAASGERVRVVTRGGGGPEHPLVERVAADITDTDRLAELLRDARTLYNAAAPAYQDWRTAFPPLAASLLAAAGRTGTDYVMLGNVYGYGPVDGPLSPGLPLRPTSDKGRVRAAIWEEALAAHEAGRVRAAEVRASDFLGESALSLFTWTVVPAVLAGTEALLPVGLDEAHAWSYVDDVARTLIAVGGREDGWGRAWHVPSTSELSVRALAGRLAGAAGAPEPRLRRMTPGELAELVARDAVMAEVPEMAYLYDAALRLEAADTEAVLGVRATPLDLVLKELVEGGG; translated from the coding sequence ATGTCCGTGCACGTCGTCACCGGCGCCGGCCCGATCGGCACCGCCACCGCCCGCCTGCTCGCCGCGTCCGGGGAACGGGTCCGTGTCGTCACCCGCGGCGGTGGTGGGCCCGAGCATCCGCTCGTCGAGCGGGTCGCCGCCGACATCACCGACACCGACCGCCTCGCCGAGCTGCTCCGGGACGCCCGCACCCTCTACAACGCGGCCGCTCCCGCCTATCAGGACTGGCGCACCGCCTTCCCGCCCCTGGCGGCCTCCCTGCTCGCCGCCGCCGGGCGCACCGGCACGGACTACGTGATGCTCGGGAACGTCTACGGGTACGGACCGGTGGACGGGCCGCTGTCCCCCGGGCTGCCCCTGCGGCCGACCTCGGACAAGGGGCGGGTGCGCGCCGCGATCTGGGAGGAGGCCCTGGCCGCCCACGAGGCCGGGCGCGTGCGCGCCGCCGAGGTCCGGGCCAGTGACTTCCTCGGGGAAAGCGCGCTCTCGCTGTTCACCTGGACGGTCGTCCCGGCCGTGCTCGCGGGCACGGAGGCCCTGCTCCCGGTCGGCCTGGACGAGGCGCACGCCTGGTCCTACGTGGACGACGTGGCCCGCACCCTCATCGCGGTCGGCGGCCGGGAGGACGGCTGGGGCCGCGCCTGGCACGTGCCGTCCACCTCGGAGCTGTCCGTCCGGGCACTGGCCGGCCGGCTCGCCGGGGCCGCGGGTGCGCCGGAGCCGCGGCTGCGGCGGATGACGCCCGGGGAGCTGGCCGAGCTGGTCGCCCGGGACGCGGTGATGGCCGAGGTCCCGGAGATGGCGTACCTGTACGACGCGGCGCTGCGCCTCGAGGCCGCCGATACCGAGGCCGTGCTCGGCGTACGGGCCACCCCGCTGGACCTGGTGCTCAAGGAGCTGGTGGAGGGCGGCGGTTGA
- a CDS encoding SgcJ/EcaC family oxidoreductase, whose amino-acid sequence MQKSTSTSTDETVASVRTVLDRLVSAWERHDAEAYGALFTEDATYITYVGTFYRGRRDIVASHRALFAGFLKGTRLADEVLDIRLYGPDVAVVNGRGDTYKGKRPAKLTKIQTYTLVRDAVAGAGAGAGAGADGEWRIAAFQNTKRRPLMEAVSHRLAPDLVPAAER is encoded by the coding sequence ATGCAGAAGTCCACCAGCACGTCCACCGATGAGACCGTCGCCTCGGTCCGGACCGTGCTCGACCGGCTCGTCTCCGCCTGGGAGCGCCACGACGCCGAGGCGTACGGCGCGTTGTTCACCGAGGACGCCACGTACATCACCTACGTCGGCACCTTCTACCGGGGCCGCCGCGACATCGTGGCCAGCCACCGCGCCCTCTTCGCCGGCTTCCTCAAGGGCACCCGGCTGGCGGACGAGGTCCTCGACATCCGCCTCTACGGGCCGGACGTGGCCGTGGTCAACGGCCGCGGGGACACCTACAAGGGCAAGCGCCCGGCGAAGCTCACCAAGATCCAGACGTACACCCTCGTCCGTGACGCGGTGGCGGGTGCGGGTGCGGGTGCGGGTGCGGGTGCGGACGGGGAGTGGCGGATCGCCGCCTTCCAGAACACCAAGCGCAGGCCCCTGATGGAGGCCGTGTCCCACCGGTTGGCCCCGGACCTCGTCCCGGCCGCCGAGCGCTGA
- a CDS encoding MarR family winged helix-turn-helix transcriptional regulator: protein MATGSGGPDGHTVFRQYLDAVGLQGLASAEAAGLHTSEWYALSLITLEGGLSSGELATRTGLTTGATTRLIDRLERAGYARRAADPGDRRRVIVEPVADALDRVEDAVAPARRHIAAVIGSYTPEQQALLFDYFARAAPAFRAATEEIRGAGAPRRSKSRPAAE, encoded by the coding sequence ATGGCAACAGGCAGCGGCGGTCCGGATGGGCACACGGTCTTCCGGCAGTACCTGGACGCCGTCGGCCTCCAGGGGCTGGCCAGCGCCGAGGCGGCCGGTCTGCACACCTCCGAGTGGTACGCCCTCAGCCTCATCACCCTGGAGGGGGGCCTGTCCTCTGGCGAGCTCGCCACCCGCACCGGGCTCACCACGGGCGCGACGACCCGGCTCATCGACCGCCTGGAACGGGCCGGTTACGCCCGCCGCGCCGCCGATCCGGGGGACCGGCGCCGGGTCATCGTGGAGCCCGTGGCGGACGCCTTGGACCGGGTCGAGGACGCGGTCGCACCGGCCCGGCGGCACATCGCCGCCGTGATCGGCTCCTACACCCCGGAGCAGCAGGCCCTGCTCTTCGACTACTTCGCCCGCGCCGCGCCCGCCTTCCGCGCGGCCACGGAGGAGATCCGCGGGGCCGGCGCCCCGCGCCGGAGCAAGAGCCGCCCCGCGGCGGAGTAG
- a CDS encoding DUF1906 domain-containing protein, with protein sequence MLPSHMMLSCLLGAALLAPVPLGAAEGPTAGRAGADGRTVDYRGLRLTVPADWRVVDLDRTPDACLRLDLPTLYLGHAGGQGECAAARAAAPRSDTLHLEPLDGAPPRADIPTVGGDEGDPLPKVRGDSNEIRYALRRAGVMATVSYGSTPEAVRAVLTRARALTPPAAPGPVSVDPVGVVGGGPRTTVQAPFTGEGFDACTAPTQRTMDAWRADSPFGAVGVYIGGRARACAQPQLTAGWVSRQAAAGWHLMPIWVGPQPWNSSSTGLSTDASEANEQGRAEAEGAAHAAAALGMAEGTVLYNDLENYTDRATWDAPVVAYLTAWTVRLHELGYGAAAYVSASSGAKALSAHFAQAPDAMPDVLWVARWNGAASVTDADMGLPAGTEQWTGGRRAHQFRGDHDATYGDVSLNIDRSWLDVGAQTPAGAPAKAPKGPKGPKAPGKTKKAPAKVPAKSPAKAPAKAPAKTPAVLPAQSPARV encoded by the coding sequence ATGCTCCCCTCCCACATGATGTTGAGCTGCCTCCTGGGTGCCGCGCTGCTCGCTCCCGTCCCGCTCGGGGCCGCCGAGGGCCCCACCGCCGGGCGGGCCGGCGCCGACGGCCGCACCGTCGACTACCGCGGGCTGCGCCTCACCGTCCCCGCCGACTGGCGGGTCGTCGACCTCGACCGCACCCCCGACGCCTGCCTGCGCCTCGACCTGCCCACCCTCTACCTCGGGCACGCGGGCGGCCAGGGCGAATGCGCGGCCGCCCGCGCCGCGGCCCCGCGCTCCGACACCCTGCACCTGGAGCCGCTCGACGGGGCCCCGCCGCGCGCCGACATCCCCACCGTCGGAGGTGACGAGGGGGACCCGCTGCCCAAGGTCCGGGGCGACAGCAACGAGATCCGCTACGCCCTGCGCCGCGCCGGGGTGATGGCCACCGTCTCCTACGGGTCCACCCCCGAGGCCGTCCGCGCCGTCCTCACCCGGGCCCGCGCCCTCACACCCCCGGCCGCCCCCGGTCCGGTCTCCGTCGATCCCGTCGGCGTGGTCGGCGGGGGTCCCCGTACGACCGTCCAGGCGCCCTTCACCGGCGAGGGGTTCGACGCCTGTACCGCCCCCACCCAGCGCACCATGGACGCCTGGCGGGCCGACTCGCCCTTCGGCGCCGTCGGCGTCTACATCGGCGGCCGCGCCCGCGCCTGCGCCCAGCCGCAGCTCACCGCCGGATGGGTGAGCCGGCAGGCCGCGGCGGGCTGGCACCTCATGCCGATCTGGGTGGGGCCCCAGCCCTGGAACAGCTCCTCCACGGGGCTCTCCACCGACGCCTCGGAAGCCAACGAGCAGGGCCGGGCCGAGGCCGAGGGCGCGGCCCACGCCGCCGCGGCGCTGGGCATGGCCGAGGGCACGGTCCTCTACAACGACCTGGAGAACTACACGGACCGGGCCACCTGGGACGCCCCGGTCGTCGCCTATCTCACCGCCTGGACGGTCCGCCTGCACGAACTGGGCTACGGGGCCGCCGCCTACGTCTCCGCGAGCTCCGGGGCCAAGGCGCTGAGCGCCCACTTCGCCCAGGCCCCCGACGCCATGCCCGACGTGCTGTGGGTGGCCCGCTGGAACGGCGCGGCCTCGGTCACCGACGCCGACATGGGACTCCCGGCCGGGACCGAGCAGTGGACGGGGGGCCGCCGCGCCCACCAGTTCCGGGGAGACCACGACGCCACGTACGGGGACGTGAGCCTCAACATCGACCGGAGCTGGCTGGACGTCGGCGCCCAGACCCCGGCGGGGGCACCTGCCAAGGCCCCGAAGGGTCCGAAGGGTCCGAAGGCACCTGGCAAGACCAAGAAGGCTCCCGCCAAGGTCCCGGCCAAGTCCCCGGCCAAGGCCCCCGCCAAGGCGCCGGCCAAGACCCCGGCGGTCCTCCCGGCGCAGTCCCCGGCCAGGGTCTAG
- a CDS encoding pyridoxamine 5'-phosphate oxidase family protein: MTTNNWAVFEKAEPEFAGAVQARFAQFPHHVLATLRKDGSPRATGLNVEIRGGELWLGMMPGSMKGKDLRRDPRFALHTNPGADEAMPDGDVRIAGRAVEIVEQPELHRYAEEAEENDTPHPFDLFRAELTEVVHVGVEGDDLVVRSWTPEHGLRTLRRGNDDEPTREEPSAG, from the coding sequence ATGACAACGAACAACTGGGCCGTATTCGAAAAGGCGGAACCGGAATTCGCGGGGGCCGTCCAGGCCCGCTTCGCACAGTTCCCGCACCACGTCCTGGCGACCCTGCGCAAGGACGGCTCCCCGCGCGCGACCGGACTGAACGTCGAGATCCGCGGCGGCGAGCTGTGGCTGGGCATGATGCCGGGCTCGATGAAGGGGAAAGATCTGCGGCGCGACCCCCGCTTCGCCCTGCACACCAACCCGGGCGCGGACGAGGCGATGCCCGACGGGGACGTGCGGATCGCCGGACGCGCGGTGGAGATCGTGGAACAGCCCGAGCTCCACCGGTACGCGGAGGAGGCCGAGGAGAACGACACCCCGCACCCCTTCGACCTGTTCCGCGCCGAGCTGACCGAGGTGGTGCACGTCGGGGTCGAGGGCGACGACCTGGTGGTCCGCTCGTGGACCCCGGAGCACGGACTGCGCACCCTGCGCCGGGGCAATGACGACGAGCCGACCCGCGAGGAGCCCTCGGCGGGCTGA
- the iscB gene encoding RNA-guided endonuclease IscB, translating into MFVLDKHGTPLQPSSPARARKLLKQGRAVVARHTPFVIRLKDRTVCASQVDGVEVGIDPGSKHTGIAVFTAKDGERRGLYAVELAHRGGVIRDKLTARAAYRRGRRTRNLRYRAPRFSNRTRPKGWLAPSLRHRVDTTMSWTTRLARWAPVRVVHVERNVFDTHAMSHGGPLEGAEYQHGTLHGTEVREYLLAKWKRACAYCGATGIPLNIDHIHPRSRGGSDRISNLCTACIPCNEKKSNQPVEDFLKESPRQLARILAQAKAPLRDAAAVNATRWALWRALDAAFPSVCTASGGRTKWNRQRTATPKTHTLDALCVGYLNAVTRTPTHILAVAATGRGTYARTRTDKYGFPRLRLPRQKQFFGYQTGDLARAVVPTGKKNGTHTGRIAVRATGRFNIKTAHGLIQGIGRKHFRLLQRADGYAYTTRPEGHTVAI; encoded by the coding sequence GTGTTCGTCCTGGACAAGCACGGCACACCGCTCCAACCCTCCAGCCCCGCGAGAGCCCGCAAGCTCCTCAAGCAGGGCCGGGCTGTCGTGGCCCGGCACACCCCATTCGTGATCCGACTCAAAGACCGCACGGTCTGCGCATCGCAGGTGGACGGTGTGGAAGTCGGGATCGACCCCGGCTCCAAGCACACCGGAATCGCCGTGTTCACCGCGAAGGACGGAGAGCGCCGTGGCCTGTACGCGGTCGAGCTCGCACACCGGGGCGGCGTGATCCGGGACAAGCTCACCGCTCGTGCCGCCTACCGACGTGGCAGGCGCACCCGCAACCTGCGCTACCGCGCGCCCCGCTTCTCCAACCGCACCCGCCCCAAGGGCTGGCTGGCCCCGTCGCTGCGTCACCGTGTGGACACCACCATGTCGTGGACCACCCGGCTAGCACGCTGGGCACCCGTCCGTGTGGTGCACGTGGAACGGAACGTGTTCGATACCCACGCCATGTCCCACGGCGGACCTCTGGAGGGGGCCGAGTACCAGCACGGCACCCTTCACGGCACAGAAGTCCGCGAATACCTCCTCGCCAAATGGAAGAGGGCCTGCGCCTACTGCGGCGCCACCGGAATCCCCCTCAACATCGACCACATCCACCCCCGCTCACGCGGCGGCAGCGACCGCATCTCCAACCTGTGCACCGCCTGCATCCCCTGCAACGAGAAGAAGTCCAACCAGCCCGTCGAAGACTTCCTCAAGGAATCCCCGCGCCAGCTGGCCCGCATCCTCGCCCAAGCCAAAGCCCCCCTGCGCGACGCTGCAGCCGTCAACGCGACCCGTTGGGCGCTCTGGCGCGCCCTCGACGCCGCGTTCCCCTCGGTGTGCACCGCATCGGGCGGCCGCACGAAATGGAACCGGCAGCGGACCGCTACTCCAAAGACCCATACGCTGGACGCCCTGTGCGTCGGCTACCTCAATGCCGTCACCCGAACCCCGACCCACATTCTTGCCGTTGCCGCAACCGGGCGCGGCACGTACGCCCGTACCCGCACCGACAAGTACGGCTTCCCCCGCCTGCGGCTACCCAGGCAGAAGCAGTTCTTCGGCTACCAGACCGGAGACCTCGCGCGCGCCGTCGTCCCCACCGGCAAGAAGAACGGCACCCACACGGGACGGATCGCCGTCCGAGCCACCGGCCGCTTCAACATCAAAACCGCCCACGGCCTCATCCAGGGCATCGGACGCAAACACTTCCGCCTCCTCCAACGAGCCGACGGCTACGCCTACACCACCCGCCCTGAAGGCCACACCGTTGCCATCTGA
- a CDS encoding vWA domain-containing protein — MTGSAIDLRKIEETAPALVSLYKSAGTSLRNHGLEGGRAAVYLVLDYSGSMRPYYEDGSVQALADRVLGLSAHLDDDARVPVVFFSTEVDAVEEISLAGHEGRVTAIAAGLGHMGKTAYHAAMDAVIDHYLDSGSALPALVVFQTDGGPINKLAAEKYLCKAARLPLFWQFVGFGNTRSSQFDFLRRLDELPVPQKRVVDNAGYFHAGPGPRTVADPELYDRLVGEFPGWLAAARAAGIVRA; from the coding sequence ATGACGGGCAGCGCGATAGACCTCCGGAAGATCGAAGAGACCGCCCCGGCGCTGGTGAGCCTGTACAAGAGCGCCGGGACCTCGCTCCGCAACCACGGCCTGGAGGGCGGGCGGGCCGCCGTCTACCTGGTGCTCGACTACTCGGGCTCCATGCGCCCGTACTACGAGGACGGCAGCGTGCAGGCCCTCGCCGACCGGGTGCTGGGGCTCTCCGCGCACCTGGACGACGACGCCCGCGTGCCGGTCGTGTTCTTCTCCACCGAGGTGGACGCGGTCGAGGAGATCTCCCTGGCCGGCCACGAGGGGCGGGTCACCGCGATCGCCGCCGGCCTCGGCCACATGGGCAAGACGGCCTACCACGCGGCGATGGACGCCGTGATCGACCACTACCTGGACTCGGGGTCCGCCCTCCCCGCGCTCGTGGTCTTCCAGACCGACGGCGGTCCGATCAACAAGCTCGCCGCCGAGAAGTACCTGTGCAAGGCGGCCCGGCTACCGCTCTTCTGGCAGTTCGTCGGCTTCGGCAACACCCGCAGCTCGCAGTTCGACTTCCTGCGGCGGCTGGACGAACTGCCCGTCCCGCAGAAGCGGGTGGTGGACAACGCGGGCTACTTCCACGCCGGCCCCGGCCCGCGCACGGTCGCGGACCCGGAACTGTACGACCGGCTGGTCGGGGAGTTCCCCGGGTGGCTCGCGGCGGCCCGGGCGGCGGGAATCGTGCGCGCCTGA
- a CDS encoding acyl-CoA dehydrogenase family protein: MRPLQPTGEQEELRGAVRAVLARHPGHTAWAPLTAQIGAAALAVPEEYGGLGCGPAEVGVVMAELGRALSPVPYLGSAVLTVAALLASGDREACAKHLPHLAEGTAVGALAWAETPAGAGPRAGGGSGTGAGSGGPRGSWEAHELTARAEPAGSGWVLTGTKRYVLAGPAEPTLLLAFARTAPAPGTARGPGAEPGQGRLGLFELLAAPAAFTVRSTMDRTRPLAELTLDRTPARLLSADGAGVLARVRDLACTALAAEQAGAAARALEVTVRYAKERVQFGRPIGSFQAVKHRLADLHTAVEGARSLALAAAAADAAPDLAAAAKSACSEAYAYVAGEMIQLHGGIGITWEHEAHEYFKRAHGSARLFGSPAAHRERLAGRLGFLPTG; encoded by the coding sequence ATGAGGCCGCTACAGCCGACCGGCGAACAGGAGGAACTCCGGGGCGCGGTACGGGCCGTCCTGGCGCGCCACCCCGGCCACACGGCCTGGGCTCCGCTGACGGCGCAGATCGGCGCGGCCGCGCTGGCGGTCCCCGAGGAGTACGGCGGGCTGGGCTGCGGGCCGGCCGAGGTCGGGGTGGTCATGGCGGAACTGGGGCGCGCGCTGAGCCCCGTACCGTACCTGGGTTCGGCGGTGCTGACGGTGGCGGCCCTGCTCGCGTCCGGCGACCGCGAAGCCTGCGCGAAGCACCTGCCGCACCTGGCGGAGGGCACGGCCGTGGGGGCCCTGGCCTGGGCGGAGACCCCGGCCGGCGCGGGCCCGCGGGCGGGCGGCGGGTCCGGCACGGGAGCCGGGTCCGGCGGCCCTCGGGGGAGCTGGGAGGCCCACGAGCTCACGGCCCGGGCCGAGCCGGCGGGCTCCGGCTGGGTCCTCACGGGCACCAAGCGGTACGTCCTGGCCGGCCCGGCGGAGCCGACCCTGCTGCTGGCCTTCGCCAGGACGGCCCCGGCCCCGGGCACCGCCCGCGGACCCGGTGCCGAGCCCGGCCAGGGCCGGCTCGGCCTGTTCGAACTCCTCGCCGCGCCGGCGGCCTTCACCGTACGGTCCACGATGGACCGCACCCGGCCCCTCGCGGAGCTCACCCTGGACCGGACCCCGGCCCGGCTGCTCTCGGCTGACGGCGCCGGGGTCCTCGCCCGAGTCCGGGACCTGGCTTGCACGGCGCTCGCCGCCGAGCAGGCGGGGGCGGCCGCGCGGGCGCTGGAGGTGACGGTCCGGTACGCGAAGGAGCGGGTGCAGTTCGGGCGGCCCATCGGCTCCTTCCAGGCGGTCAAGCACCGGCTCGCCGACCTGCACACCGCGGTGGAGGGCGCCCGCTCACTGGCCCTCGCGGCGGCGGCCGCCGACGCGGCCCCGGACCTGGCGGCCGCCGCCAAGTCGGCCTGCTCGGAGGCGTACGCGTACGTGGCGGGCGAGATGATCCAGCTGCACGGCGGCATCGGCATCACCTGGGAGCACGAGGCGCACGAGTACTTCAAGCGGGCCCACGGCTCGGCCCGGCTCTTCGGCTCCCCCGCCGCACACCGTGAACGGCTGGCGGGGCGGCTGGGGTTCCTCCCGACCGGGTGA
- a CDS encoding FadD3 family acyl-CoA ligase, with amino-acid sequence MPPPPPRPEARPQPLPQPPATLARLPEYAAAAYGEREALADGEVRWSFARLAAEISAAARAAIAHGVRPGDRVAIWAPNSRRWITAALGAVGAGAVLVPVNTRYKPAEAADIIRRSGARVLLTERGFLGTDYARDLHASGEDLGALASTVILRDGHAGRGAQDEDPGDEGPGDQGTGNEGAGVSWEAYLRAGEAVPDAERVARAAAVRPDDLSDILYTSGTTGRSKGVMTTHGQTLRLYASWSGLVGLRPGDRYLLVNPFFHTFGYKAGVLACLLRGVTMLPEAVYDTDRILHRMAAERVTCLMGPPTVFHGLIRHPARTAHDLSALRLAGTGAASVPTSLVEEIRGALGAPDVFTAYGLTESGGVVSVCPTDADAWTLAHTVGRPLPDTEVRITDPLGAVLPAGEPGEVQVRGYHVTPGYLDDPASTAEAVLPGGWLRTGDIGVLDARGYLAITDRLKDMYVVGGFNAYPAEVENVLLTHPAITDAAVVGAPDERLGEVGVAYVVTTGPVTSEELTAWTRERLANFKVPRRFTLLEELPRNAGGKLLKTELRRTARGESA; translated from the coding sequence ATGCCACCACCCCCGCCCCGGCCTGAGGCACGGCCGCAGCCGTTGCCGCAGCCGCCCGCCACGCTCGCCCGGCTCCCCGAGTACGCCGCCGCCGCGTACGGGGAGCGCGAGGCGCTCGCCGACGGAGAGGTCCGCTGGAGCTTCGCCCGCCTCGCCGCCGAGATCTCCGCGGCAGCCCGCGCCGCCATCGCCCACGGCGTCCGCCCCGGCGACCGGGTCGCGATCTGGGCGCCCAACAGCCGCCGGTGGATCACCGCCGCCCTGGGCGCCGTCGGCGCCGGCGCGGTCCTCGTACCGGTCAACACCCGCTACAAGCCCGCCGAGGCCGCCGACATCATCCGGCGCAGCGGGGCCCGCGTACTGCTCACCGAGCGCGGGTTCCTCGGTACCGACTACGCCCGTGACCTGCACGCCTCCGGCGAGGACCTCGGGGCGCTCGCCTCCACGGTGATCCTGCGCGACGGGCACGCGGGACGCGGGGCGCAGGACGAGGACCCGGGGGACGAGGGCCCGGGGGACCAAGGCACTGGGAACGAAGGCGCGGGTGTCTCCTGGGAGGCCTACCTGCGCGCCGGCGAGGCCGTCCCCGACGCCGAGCGGGTCGCGCGCGCCGCCGCCGTGCGCCCCGATGACCTCAGCGACATCCTCTACACCTCCGGCACCACCGGCCGTTCCAAGGGCGTCATGACCACCCACGGCCAGACCCTGCGGCTCTACGCCTCCTGGTCCGGCCTCGTCGGCCTGCGCCCCGGCGACCGGTACCTGCTGGTGAACCCCTTCTTCCACACCTTCGGCTACAAGGCCGGGGTGCTCGCCTGCCTGCTGCGCGGGGTCACCATGCTCCCCGAGGCGGTCTACGACACCGACCGCATCCTGCACCGCATGGCCGCCGAGCGCGTGACCTGCCTGATGGGCCCGCCGACCGTCTTCCACGGCCTGATCCGCCACCCGGCGCGGACCGCCCACGACCTGTCCGCACTGCGCCTGGCCGGCACCGGGGCCGCCTCGGTGCCCACCTCCCTCGTCGAGGAGATCCGCGGCGCACTGGGGGCGCCCGACGTGTTCACCGCGTACGGGCTCACCGAGTCCGGCGGGGTCGTGTCCGTCTGCCCCACCGACGCCGACGCCTGGACCCTCGCCCACACCGTCGGCCGGCCGCTGCCGGACACCGAGGTACGGATCACCGACCCGCTCGGCGCGGTCCTGCCCGCCGGGGAGCCGGGCGAGGTGCAGGTCCGCGGCTACCACGTCACCCCCGGCTACCTGGACGACCCGGCGAGCACCGCCGAAGCCGTGCTGCCCGGCGGCTGGCTGCGGACCGGGGACATCGGCGTGCTCGACGCGCGGGGCTACCTCGCCATCACCGACCGGCTGAAGGACATGTACGTGGTCGGCGGCTTCAACGCCTACCCGGCGGAGGTGGAGAACGTGCTGCTGACCCACCCCGCCATCACCGACGCGGCGGTCGTCGGCGCCCCCGACGAGCGGCTCGGCGAGGTCGGAGTGGCCTACGTCGTCACCACCGGGCCGGTCACCTCCGAAGAGCTGACCGCCTGGACCCGGGAACGGCTGGCCAACTTCAAGGTGCCGAGGCGGTTCACCCTGCTGGAGGAGCTCCCGCGCAACGCGGGCGGCAAACTGCTGAAGACGGAGCTGCGCCGCACGGCGCGAGGGGAGTCGGCATGA
- a CDS encoding PadR family transcriptional regulator, with amino-acid sequence MRCVTNEAAEDTNGRTLPATSWAVLGLLSFGEELSGYDLKKWSDWSLRFFYWSPSFSQIYSELKRLEKAGYASSRLVAQETGTRDKRVYRITDEGMTAVRRWAREAPVDPPVLKHGPMLRLWLGHLLEPEQMREVLVQHQEFAEKMRRRAVADADGAREEASWAYPTLTLKWAERYYASERDLAAAMLDDLAEVAALESGRGASPAPAPDPAPGKPGKRP; translated from the coding sequence CTGCGCTGCGTGACCAACGAGGCGGCAGAAGACACGAACGGGCGCACGCTCCCCGCGACCAGCTGGGCGGTGCTCGGGCTGCTCTCCTTCGGGGAGGAGCTCTCCGGTTACGACCTGAAGAAGTGGTCGGACTGGTCGCTGCGCTTCTTCTACTGGAGCCCGTCCTTCAGCCAGATCTACAGCGAGCTCAAGCGGCTGGAGAAGGCCGGTTACGCCTCTTCGCGGCTGGTCGCCCAGGAGACCGGCACCCGCGACAAGCGGGTGTACCGGATCACGGACGAGGGCATGACGGCCGTACGGCGCTGGGCGCGCGAGGCTCCCGTCGACCCGCCGGTGCTCAAGCACGGACCGATGCTGCGGCTGTGGCTCGGCCACCTGCTGGAGCCGGAGCAGATGCGCGAAGTCCTCGTACAGCACCAGGAGTTCGCGGAGAAGATGCGGCGGCGCGCGGTGGCCGACGCGGACGGGGCCCGGGAAGAGGCCTCGTGGGCCTACCCGACGCTCACCCTCAAGTGGGCCGAGCGGTACTACGCGTCCGAGCGCGACCTGGCGGCGGCCATGCTGGACGACCTCGCCGAAGTCGCGGCGCTGGAGAGCGGGCGCGGCGCGAGCCCCGCGCCGGCCCCGGACCCGGCGCCGGGCAAGCCCGGCAAGCGCCCGTAG